The nucleotide window GTCGCCCGGCAAGTCGAAATTCATGTTGGGGTTCAGCCTACACCCGGCTGGCGCCCGCGCAGCGCCTCCGGCAGCGTGCTGGGTGGGGGATATTGACACCCGGCACGCTGCCGCCTACACTGCTTAGGCCTGCAAAGGCTGTGATGGTGGCTTTAGCTCAGTTGGTTAGAGCGCCGCTCTGTGGAAGCGGAGGCCGGGGGTTCAAATCCCCTAAGCCACCCCAGAAGTTCCCCGGCTCATATGCCCTTGGGCCTGCGCCGGGGCTTTTTTTTACCAGTAGGGCAGGCGTGCGGGGATGGCGGAACTGGTAGACGCACCAGACTTAGGATCTGGTTCCCATAGGGAGTGAGGGTTCAAGTCCCTTTTCTCGCACCAACACTCGGGGAGCAGTCGGGCATGTGCCGGGCTGCTCCCCAGCTCTTTTGCTCCGGACAGCCGACACCCGGCGGACAAAAAGCACTATGATGCTCGGCGGCATGTCGCGCGCCCTCGCCGGGAACCGCTCCGGCCCGGACCTCCGGGCCGCCCGGTTCCGGGCGGCGCAGGCGGCGTCACAAGCACACAACCAGGGCCACGCGCAGGCGCACGGCGCGGCGCGGAGGCCAGACGGGAGACGTATGGCAGAGCTGATCAGCAGGGAAGGCAACAAGGTGGAGTTCAAGGTCTCGGTGCCCGCCGCCGAGGTGAACCGCATGTACGACCAGGTGTGGGCAGGCCTCGCGCGCGACGTGCGCGTGCCCGGGTTCCGGCCCGGCAAGGCGCCGCGCAAGGTCATCGAGGGCCGCGTGGGTAAGGGCTACGTCGAGCAGGAAGTGCGCGACCGTCTACTCCAGACCCACTACCCCCAGGGCGCGCGCGACCTGAAGCTCAACCTCGTGGACGCCACCATCGACCCGCAGGACCTCGCGAGCGGCCGGAGCTTCGACTTCACGGTGCGCGGCGAGACCTACCCCGAGGTCAAGCTGGGGGACTGGCGCGGCGCCAGCGTGACGGCCGCCGCCCCCGAAATCACCGACGAAGTACTGGGCCGCACTCTCGCCGATCTCCAGGAGCGCAACGCCACGTTCGAGAGCGTGGAGCGTCCCATCGAGGCCAGCGACCAGGTGACGATCCAGGAGCAGGGCGAAGACGGCGGTACCTACCCCATCTACCTCGATGTGGCCGAAGAGCACGTGCGCGCCGCCCTGCTGGGCAAGCAGAAGGGCGACACCGTCGAGATCACCGTGCCGGCCCACCAGCACGGCGACCACGAGCACGCCGAGCACACCGTCACCGTGACCGTGCAGGACGTGAAGACCAAGCAGCTTCAGGAGCTGAACGACGACTTCGCCAAGTCGCTGAACTTCGACGACATCGAGCGCCTGCGCACTGACCTGAAGGGTGAACTCGAGCGCCGCGCGCAGCAGGAGGGCGACAACGCCCGCCGCGAGGAGTTTGTCACCAGCCTGGTCGACGGCATGACGGTGGACATTCCTCAGGCGCTGCTCGACC belongs to Deinococcus sp. Leaf326 and includes:
- the tig gene encoding trigger factor → MAELISREGNKVEFKVSVPAAEVNRMYDQVWAGLARDVRVPGFRPGKAPRKVIEGRVGKGYVEQEVRDRLLQTHYPQGARDLKLNLVDATIDPQDLASGRSFDFTVRGETYPEVKLGDWRGASVTAAAPEITDEVLGRTLADLQERNATFESVERPIEASDQVTIQEQGEDGGTYPIYLDVAEEHVRAALLGKQKGDTVEITVPAHQHGDHEHAEHTVTVTVQDVKTKQLQELNDDFAKSLNFDDIERLRTDLKGELERRAQQEGDNARREEFVTSLVDGMTVDIPQALLDRRREAMLEEIKEDLGRQGVQWGEYEAFMQEQGKLDEFMADLAKNAETRVRRDLALEQLAEDLNVQVSDLEFNQTMSALAQANNLTPEQLSSQLGPNGLNSYYISLMREKGLQQAISSLGGEQATEKQPEQKDEQTEGESEAPAEEQSTAHPENQPAGE